One Niabella beijingensis DNA window includes the following coding sequences:
- a CDS encoding GNAT family N-acetyltransferase, which produces MKFNPVTVTLRNQVTVTLRAAVKTDARALLESGQRCLLESPYLITTPEEFNFTIPQERDWIRSVNESDNSLLLVAVYSNQIIGNLLLRGEPRSKIKHNALLGIMIRKQWQAIGLGTALIRTAQEWARATGILKSVWLSVHATNLHAIALYRKTGFEQAGTQTAYIQEPDGTFTDNLLMGFRL; this is translated from the coding sequence ATGAAATTTAACCCCGTAACCGTAACACTCAGGAACCAGGTCACTGTCACGCTGAGGGCCGCAGTAAAAACGGATGCCCGGGCCTTGCTGGAATCCGGTCAGCGCTGTCTGCTCGAAAGCCCATACCTGATCACCACGCCGGAAGAATTCAACTTTACGATACCCCAGGAGCGGGACTGGATCCGCTCGGTGAATGAAAGCGACAACAGCCTGTTGCTCGTTGCTGTATACAGCAATCAGATCATTGGTAACCTGTTGCTCCGCGGAGAACCCCGCAGCAAAATAAAACACAATGCACTCCTGGGTATTATGATACGGAAACAGTGGCAGGCTATAGGGCTTGGAACAGCGCTGATCCGCACTGCCCAGGAATGGGCAAGGGCAACAGGCATTCTTAAATCGGTATGGCTTAGCGTGCATGCCACCAACCTACACGCGATTGCGCTGTACCGGAAAACCGGATTTGAACAGGCCGGAACACAAACCGCATACATCCAAGAGCCCGACGGTACATTTACCGACAACCTGCTGATGGGGTTCCGGCTATAA
- a CDS encoding DUF3810 domain-containing protein has product MKGWIWMRNNRIWLVPALLAAVIKTVSFFPGFVEMYYTRGLYVLLSKIQRFLLGWIPFSIGDLLYALLLLYIIIKAVQGAAWLFRKHRAPLQWKKKLRRILLTVLYLYVIFYGLWGLNYSRQGIATQFALPAVKPAVQDLDILVQLLHSRINKDILAVRTRDRDSLKSRSYLFKQAAEAYRMARNEYPFLDSRPASVKSSLFGTWMNYTGVQGYYNPFSGEAQVNTTIPVFLLPSVVTHEIAHQAGYGMESEANFISFLTSRKHPSVHFQYATDFVMYAYAVNLLFWEDSVRAKHYNSTLHPQVLQDIADYRAFYKKYESRVEALTDWIYGSYLKANNQPSGQRSYDEVVFWLIGWYKKHGKDAI; this is encoded by the coding sequence ATGAAGGGATGGATATGGATGCGCAATAATAGAATATGGCTGGTGCCGGCCCTCCTTGCGGCGGTAATAAAAACGGTGTCTTTTTTCCCGGGGTTCGTTGAAATGTATTACACAAGGGGCCTGTATGTGCTTCTTTCGAAGATCCAACGCTTCCTGCTGGGCTGGATCCCCTTCAGCATCGGGGATCTGTTGTACGCATTGCTGCTCCTCTATATCATTATAAAAGCAGTGCAGGGGGCAGCCTGGCTTTTCCGGAAGCACCGTGCACCCCTGCAATGGAAAAAGAAGCTCCGCAGGATATTGCTGACCGTATTGTATCTCTATGTGATCTTTTACGGATTATGGGGACTGAATTACAGCCGGCAGGGGATCGCCACACAGTTTGCGCTTCCTGCTGTGAAGCCCGCGGTGCAGGACCTTGATATACTGGTACAGTTGCTGCATTCCCGGATCAATAAGGATATACTGGCGGTGCGGACAAGAGACCGGGACTCCCTGAAGAGCCGCTCTTATCTTTTTAAGCAGGCGGCCGAAGCGTACCGGATGGCGCGGAACGAGTATCCGTTCCTGGACAGCCGGCCGGCTTCTGTTAAATCTTCCTTGTTCGGAACATGGATGAACTATACCGGTGTTCAGGGGTATTATAATCCTTTTTCCGGCGAAGCGCAGGTAAATACCACCATACCGGTATTCTTACTGCCCTCGGTGGTAACACATGAGATCGCCCACCAGGCAGGCTATGGCATGGAAAGCGAGGCCAATTTTATTAGCTTTCTTACCAGTCGTAAACACCCTTCTGTACATTTTCAATATGCTACCGATTTTGTAATGTACGCCTATGCGGTCAATCTATTATTTTGGGAGGACTCTGTCAGGGCAAAGCACTACAACAGTACCCTGCACCCCCAGGTACTGCAGGATATCGCCGATTACAGGGCATTTTATAAAAAATATGAGAGCCGTGTGGAAGCGCTGACCGACTGGATATACGGAAGCTATCTTAAAGCCAATAATCAGCCTTCGGGACAGCGTTCTTACGATGAAGTGGTCTTCTGGCTGATCGGCTGGTATAAAAAACATGGGAAAGACGCGATCTGA
- a CDS encoding GNAT family N-acetyltransferase, with amino-acid sequence MDLLIRKERGEDIEAISSVNEEAFGRADEANLVDLLRNSEAFVPDLSLVAEKDRDVIGHVLFTKIKIIDSFNHCYESLALAPIAVRTAYQRQGIGAALIETGLKKAREIGYLSVIVLGHETYYPKFGFQPASLWNIKAPFDVPDEAFMAVELVDFGLKNVSGIVMYAKEFEAV; translated from the coding sequence ATGGACCTATTGATTCGAAAAGAACGCGGTGAGGATATTGAGGCTATTTCCAGTGTAAACGAAGAAGCTTTTGGAAGAGCAGATGAAGCGAACCTGGTGGACCTTCTCAGGAACAGCGAAGCCTTTGTTCCCGATTTATCCCTGGTGGCAGAAAAGGACCGGGATGTGATCGGGCATGTGCTGTTTACCAAAATAAAGATCATCGACAGCTTTAATCATTGTTATGAAAGCCTGGCACTGGCACCGATAGCGGTAAGAACCGCCTATCAGCGGCAGGGGATCGGCGCGGCATTGATCGAAACGGGTTTGAAGAAAGCCCGTGAGATCGGGTACCTTTCTGTGATTGTTCTGGGGCACGAGACGTATTACCCTAAGTTTGGTTTTCAACCGGCCTCGCTCTGGAATATTAAAGCCCCCTTTGATGTGCCGGACGAAGCCTTCATGGCAGTGGAGCTGGTTGATTTCGGATTGAAAAATGTATCGGGCATCGTGATGTATGCCAAAGAGTTTGAAGCGGTGTAG
- a CDS encoding 5' nucleotidase, NT5C type, protein MERLIVDMDGVLADVYSQFKKYEKTELGIEQEDTAIVGKTEREAFRNARTYVNTPGFFLEAPVIPGSVEVMQRLNQQYDLYIVSSAMEFPLSLYEKYQWLQQYFSFLTWEQMVLCGSKKVVYGDIMLDDHFKNLDHFNGKTLLFSQPHNMMKDPGKHIRVADWQEVDRVLL, encoded by the coding sequence ATGGAACGTTTAATTGTTGATATGGATGGTGTGCTGGCCGACGTATACAGCCAGTTTAAAAAGTATGAAAAAACAGAATTGGGTATTGAACAGGAGGACACCGCCATCGTTGGAAAAACAGAACGGGAAGCATTCAGAAATGCAAGAACCTATGTAAATACACCGGGTTTTTTCCTGGAGGCCCCGGTGATACCGGGGAGTGTGGAGGTGATGCAGCGCCTGAACCAGCAGTATGATTTATATATTGTTTCCTCGGCTATGGAATTTCCATTGAGTTTGTACGAGAAATACCAGTGGCTGCAACAATATTTTTCGTTCCTGACCTGGGAACAAATGGTACTCTGCGGTTCAAAGAAAGTGGTGTATGGCGACATCATGCTGGACGATCATTTTAAGAACCTGGACCATTTTAATGGTAAAACACTATTGTTTTCCCAACCGCACAATATGATGAAAGACCCCGGGAAGCATATCCGCGTGGCGGATTGGCAGGAGGTGGACCGGGTATTGTTATAA
- a CDS encoding CinA family nicotinamide mononucleotide deamidase-related protein yields the protein MNASIITIGDELLIGQTIDTNSAFIAQEFNKLGIWVKRRVAVGDVAADIEAALDEESRQSQLVILTGGLGPTADDITKPLLNNYFGGKMVVDPNVALHIEYLFKKVYNRPSPIAERNRKQAEVPDVAKVLHNARGSAPGMWFEKNTGGKNVIFVSLPGVPYEMKGLLTEEVIPRLLKHFKFPFIVHRTAFTAGMGESMVAERLLDFEAALPRNISLAYLPSFGMVKLRLTGQGHKEQQLTDTINLLFGQMTALLEDIVVSKEDEPIEKVIGRLLTQQQKTVATAESCTGGNVAHWITRIPGSSDYFKGSIVAYSNHIKEQLLAVSPETLRLQGAVSSETVEAMVKGALQQLDTDYAVATSGIAGPGGGSALKPVGTIWIAAGNRDKIVTKLLQLRFDREQNIEVTTMQALLLLRRVMLGLEDNRL from the coding sequence ATGAATGCATCCATTATTACGATCGGGGATGAACTATTGATCGGACAGACCATCGACACCAACAGCGCCTTTATTGCGCAGGAGTTTAACAAGCTGGGCATCTGGGTAAAACGGCGTGTGGCCGTAGGTGATGTGGCGGCAGATATTGAAGCCGCCCTGGATGAAGAGTCCCGGCAATCACAGCTCGTCATCCTTACTGGCGGACTCGGACCCACTGCAGATGACATTACCAAGCCGCTTTTAAACAATTATTTTGGCGGCAAAATGGTGGTGGATCCCAATGTGGCACTGCATATTGAATACCTGTTCAAAAAAGTCTATAACCGGCCTAGCCCCATTGCAGAACGCAACCGGAAACAGGCCGAAGTACCCGATGTGGCAAAGGTCCTGCACAATGCAAGAGGATCCGCTCCCGGTATGTGGTTCGAAAAAAATACAGGCGGCAAAAATGTGATCTTTGTCTCGTTGCCCGGCGTTCCTTATGAAATGAAAGGACTGCTGACCGAGGAAGTGATCCCGCGGCTGCTGAAGCATTTTAAATTCCCGTTTATCGTGCACCGCACCGCTTTCACCGCCGGCATGGGAGAATCCATGGTAGCAGAACGCCTGCTGGACTTTGAAGCGGCACTGCCCCGGAACATCAGCCTGGCCTACCTGCCCAGCTTTGGTATGGTAAAACTGCGCCTGACCGGCCAGGGGCACAAAGAACAACAACTAACCGACACCATCAACCTGCTGTTCGGCCAGATGACGGCATTACTGGAAGACATTGTTGTTTCCAAAGAAGATGAGCCCATAGAAAAAGTGATTGGCCGCTTGTTAACACAGCAGCAAAAAACAGTGGCAACAGCCGAAAGTTGCACCGGCGGCAACGTGGCGCACTGGATCACAAGGATACCCGGCTCTTCTGATTATTTTAAAGGCAGTATCGTTGCCTATTCCAATCACATTAAAGAGCAGCTGCTTGCGGTGTCGCCCGAAACACTGCGCTTACAGGGTGCGGTTAGCAGCGAAACAGTGGAAGCCATGGTAAAAGGCGCGCTTCAGCAACTGGATACCGATTATGCAGTAGCCACTTCGGGCATTGCAGGACCCGGAGGAGGCTCGGCGCTCAAACCGGTAGGCACGATCTGGATCGCTGCCGGCAACCGGGATAAAATCGTGACCAAACTGCTGCAACTGCGGTTCGATCGTGAGCAGAACATCGAGGTCACTACCATGCAGGCGCTGCTATTACTGCGTCGTGTTATGCTGGGACTGGAAGACAACCGGTTATAA
- a CDS encoding 3-keto-disaccharide hydrolase translates to MFRSYSLSALFFCILVLAVSGCTSSRSRTASTDGWTDLFNGKDLDNWMVKIHHHETGDNYARTFRAEEGMIKVRYDGYDHFNERYGHLYYKTPLSHYHLKFEYRFLPQSEWRTDAPEYTIENSGIMYHSQDPRTMPKEQDWPISIEMQLLAGLEDGKPRTTGNMCSPGTHIFYQGKLDTRHCINSTSKTYPPGEWIHAELIVHGDSLITHIIEGDTVMQYSKPQIGGPVVNRFAPDQKTDGKALTSGYIALQSEGQPIDFRNLRLKILK, encoded by the coding sequence ATGTTCCGCAGCTACTCTTTATCCGCACTCTTTTTTTGTATCCTGGTTTTGGCCGTTTCTGGTTGTACTTCATCCCGCTCGCGTACCGCGTCAACGGATGGCTGGACGGATCTGTTTAACGGGAAGGACCTGGACAACTGGATGGTCAAGATCCATCATCATGAAACCGGCGACAACTATGCCCGGACCTTCCGTGCAGAGGAGGGCATGATCAAAGTACGGTACGATGGCTACGATCATTTTAATGAACGGTACGGGCACCTGTATTACAAAACCCCGTTGTCGCATTACCATCTGAAATTTGAATACCGTTTCCTGCCGCAATCCGAATGGAGAACGGACGCCCCCGAGTACACTATTGAAAACAGCGGTATTATGTACCACTCGCAGGATCCACGTACCATGCCCAAAGAGCAGGACTGGCCGATCTCGATAGAGATGCAGCTGCTGGCCGGCCTGGAAGACGGGAAGCCCAGAACCACCGGCAATATGTGCTCACCGGGCACCCATATTTTTTATCAGGGCAAACTCGATACCCGGCACTGCATCAACTCCACCTCCAAAACCTATCCGCCCGGGGAATGGATCCATGCCGAGCTCATCGTCCATGGCGATTCGCTGATCACCCATATCATCGAAGGCGACACGGTGATGCAGTACTCAAAACCGCAGATCGGCGGCCCCGTGGTGAACCGCTTTGCACCGGATCAGAAAACGGATGGCAAGGCGCTCACCTCCGGTTATATTGCCCTCCAAAGCGAGGGCCAGCCCATCGACTTCCGCAACCTCCGGCTGAAGATTCTGAAATAA
- a CDS encoding MFS transporter, with protein sequence MEDEQQPVVQVTDDPLAAVRIPEYRNLMTGRFLFVCAMRMITTVVGWWIYQLTKDPLAIGLVGLSEVIPALSLALYSGHKVDISDKKKLLLVSICGYFLAACFLLFLSTDMARSTLHLRHITWGIYGTFFFTGILRSFAGPSLNSMIATIVPRQLLQNATTWNQGTWLSASVTGHALGGFLIALYGITNTLTVIATFIFVALIVLTQLKPKPPLKNNFEKKTFESVKEGLRFVFRTKALLAAMALDMFAVLFGGAVALIPVFASDILKIGPLGYGWLNAASDIGSIIIVVILTLSPMKKAQGKKMLIAVAGYGTCIILFGLSKWFLLSFVALLVSGMLDGISVVVRGTVMQLLTPDHMRGRVSSVSGMFVTSSNELGQFESGVMSRALGVIPSVLFGGSMTLIVVIVTWMKAPTLRKFEY encoded by the coding sequence ATGGAAGACGAGCAACAACCTGTTGTGCAGGTTACCGATGACCCGCTTGCGGCGGTACGCATTCCCGAATACAGGAACTTGATGACCGGCCGTTTTTTGTTTGTTTGTGCGATGCGCATGATCACCACCGTTGTAGGCTGGTGGATCTACCAGCTTACTAAGGATCCCCTGGCCATCGGGCTGGTCGGACTTTCAGAAGTGATTCCCGCCCTGTCCCTGGCGCTCTATTCGGGGCACAAGGTCGATATCAGTGATAAAAAAAAGCTGCTGCTGGTCTCCATCTGTGGTTACTTCCTGGCGGCCTGTTTCCTGTTGTTCCTGTCCACAGACATGGCCCGCAGCACCCTCCACCTCCGGCACATCACCTGGGGTATTTACGGCACGTTCTTTTTCACAGGTATTTTACGCTCCTTTGCAGGCCCTTCGCTCAATTCCATGATCGCTACCATTGTACCGCGGCAATTATTGCAGAACGCCACTACCTGGAACCAGGGCACCTGGCTCTCCGCCTCGGTTACCGGCCATGCACTGGGCGGGTTCCTGATCGCGCTTTACGGCATCACCAATACCCTCACGGTCATCGCCACCTTCATCTTTGTAGCGCTCATTGTTCTTACACAGCTGAAACCCAAACCACCGCTTAAAAATAATTTTGAAAAAAAGACCTTTGAAAGTGTAAAGGAAGGGCTGCGTTTTGTATTCCGTACCAAAGCGCTGCTGGCAGCCATGGCGCTGGATATGTTTGCTGTGCTCTTTGGCGGTGCCGTTGCGCTGATCCCCGTTTTTGCATCCGACATCTTAAAGATCGGCCCCCTGGGATATGGGTGGCTGAATGCCGCTTCAGATATCGGTTCCATCATCATTGTCGTTATCCTCACCCTCTCCCCGATGAAAAAGGCACAGGGCAAAAAAATGCTGATCGCGGTTGCCGGCTACGGCACCTGTATCATTCTCTTCGGCCTGTCGAAATGGTTCCTTCTGTCATTTGTAGCACTGCTCGTTTCCGGTATGCTGGATGGCATCAGCGTGGTGGTACGGGGAACGGTAATGCAGCTGCTGACACCGGACCACATGCGCGGCAGGGTAAGCAGCGTAAGCGGTATGTTCGTTACCAGCAGCAACGAATTGGGGCAGTTTGAAAGTGGTGTCATGTCAAGAGCGCTCGGTGTCATCCCCTCCGTACTCTTCGGTGGAAGCATGACCCTGATCGTGGTGATCGTCACCTGGATGAAGGCACCTACATTGCGTAAGTTTGAATACTGA
- a CDS encoding deoxynucleoside kinase has product MQYDFITIEGNIGAGKTTLATALSRIYNARLVLEAFADNPFLPRFYENPQQFAFPLELFFMAERYKQLQELLVQKSMFQQLTISDYLFTKSLLFARVTLSEDEFKLYQRLFDIIQQQLIQPQLLIYLHAPVKKLQENIRKRQRSYEQQIPDEYLLNIQDTYLQYIRQLPLPVLFVDASNADFITNDRHLNRIMTALDKAYAPGLHPLALED; this is encoded by the coding sequence ATGCAGTACGATTTTATTACCATCGAAGGCAATATCGGCGCGGGAAAAACGACCCTGGCCACGGCACTGAGCAGGATCTACAACGCCCGGCTGGTACTGGAGGCTTTTGCAGACAACCCCTTCCTTCCCCGGTTCTATGAAAACCCGCAACAGTTCGCCTTTCCGCTGGAGCTGTTCTTTATGGCGGAACGGTACAAACAGTTGCAGGAGCTGCTGGTGCAGAAGAGCATGTTCCAGCAGCTGACCATCAGTGATTATCTTTTTACAAAATCCCTGCTGTTTGCACGGGTCACCCTGTCGGAAGATGAGTTCAAACTCTACCAGCGGCTCTTCGATATTATCCAGCAACAGCTGATCCAGCCGCAGCTCCTCATCTACCTGCATGCTCCTGTAAAAAAGCTGCAGGAGAACATCAGGAAACGGCAACGCTCTTATGAGCAGCAGATCCCCGATGAATACCTCCTCAACATCCAGGACACCTATCTACAGTATATCCGGCAGCTGCCGCTTCCCGTGCTCTTTGTAGATGCTTCCAATGCCGACTTTATCACCAACGACCGGCATCTGAACCGTATTATGACCGCACTGGACAAAGCCTATGCGCCCGGGCTGCACCCGCTTGCACTGGAGGATTGA
- the folK gene encoding 2-amino-4-hydroxy-6-hydroxymethyldihydropteridine diphosphokinase: protein MNEVFLLIGGNLGDRAGNLATARALIRERIGTIGKTSAIYETAAWGLTDQPDFYNQAVQVFTLLDPEGLMQAILTIEAAMGRVRKERYGPRLIDIDILLFNNSSYHSVAVTIPHPRMQERRFVLVPLDEIAPEYRHPQLGQTIGQLLAAVTDEASVKKI from the coding sequence ATGAATGAGGTATTTTTATTGATCGGCGGAAATCTCGGCGACAGGGCCGGAAACCTGGCCACAGCACGCGCGCTGATCCGGGAACGCATCGGCACCATTGGAAAAACATCGGCGATCTACGAAACGGCCGCGTGGGGCCTCACCGATCAGCCCGACTTTTACAACCAGGCAGTACAGGTGTTCACCCTCCTGGATCCGGAAGGGCTCATGCAGGCCATCCTGACCATTGAAGCCGCAATGGGGCGTGTGCGAAAAGAACGGTATGGCCCGCGGCTGATCGACATCGATATTTTATTATTCAACAACAGCAGCTATCATTCCGTCGCCGTAACCATCCCCCATCCACGGATGCAGGAGCGGCGGTTTGTACTGGTTCCCCTTGATGAGATCGCCCCGGAATACCGCCATCCGCAGCTTGGGCAAACCATCGGGCAATTGCTGGCAGCGGTAACAGACGAGGCTTCCGTAAAAAAGATATAA
- the sppA gene encoding signal peptide peptidase SppA, translating into MRSFLKVFLAVFLAILVFCTIGFFFLIGMVSSTVSSSIPVISDKSVLKIDLAQAYVELPQKDVQDIIQGKQLEEIPSLYNVIRLIRKAKTDDRIRAIYLVADGNANGFASSDEIRNALADFKSSGKQIIAFGNSMTQKAYSIANIANKVYVSPAGDFEWVGYRVSYFFLKGALDKLQINPQIFYAGKFKSATEPLRAEKMTEANQLQTSVWLNDLYSDFLQKTATMRQLDTATLHQWANEGVIVTPQIATERKLIDGVRYDDELQSEIKQQLKIDSSDRINFVSIGQYAQVNTDLGGNGEKIALIYAAGSIVDGKGEEGVISDGEYVDLLRKARLDNSIKAIVVRVNSGGGSALASDNIWREMKMAKAAKPLIVSFGDVAASGGYYMSCAADSIFASPATLTGSIGVFGVIPDMSAFLKNKLGVTFDGVSTGPLANAGSIDHPMTEQERKIVQGSIERIYDQFKSRVAEGRKRDTAYVETIAQGRVWTGLRAKEIGLIDQHGGLQDAINAAAKKAGLKEFAVKEYPKYGNLLERILGYNKNSSAATMIEKELGPDYAGVYQQLKSVQQMTNSIQARLPFEFVIN; encoded by the coding sequence ATGCGTTCTTTTTTAAAAGTATTCCTGGCCGTTTTTCTGGCTATCCTTGTTTTTTGCACCATCGGATTCTTTTTTTTGATCGGGATGGTGAGCAGTACGGTATCCAGTTCCATCCCGGTAATTTCGGATAAGTCCGTGCTGAAAATCGACTTGGCACAGGCCTATGTGGAATTGCCTCAGAAGGATGTCCAGGATATCATTCAGGGAAAACAGCTGGAGGAGATCCCTTCGCTGTACAATGTGATCCGCCTGATACGGAAAGCAAAAACGGATGACCGGATCCGGGCGATCTACCTGGTGGCGGACGGGAATGCCAACGGGTTTGCCTCCAGTGATGAGATCCGGAATGCCCTGGCCGATTTTAAGAGCTCCGGGAAACAGATCATTGCTTTCGGGAATTCGATGACGCAGAAGGCCTACAGTATTGCCAATATTGCTAATAAAGTATATGTGAGTCCGGCCGGTGATTTTGAATGGGTAGGTTACCGTGTCAGTTATTTCTTTCTGAAAGGCGCGCTGGACAAGCTCCAGATCAATCCGCAGATCTTTTATGCGGGTAAATTCAAAAGTGCCACAGAACCCTTGCGTGCAGAAAAAATGACCGAAGCCAACCAGCTGCAAACCAGCGTGTGGCTGAATGATCTTTACAGTGATTTTTTACAGAAGACGGCTACCATGCGGCAGCTGGATACAGCGACATTGCATCAGTGGGCCAATGAGGGTGTTATTGTTACCCCTCAGATCGCCACAGAGCGCAAGCTCATCGATGGTGTGCGGTATGATGATGAATTACAGTCTGAGATCAAGCAGCAGCTGAAAATAGACAGCTCGGACCGGATCAATTTTGTTTCCATCGGGCAGTATGCACAGGTGAACACGGATCTGGGAGGCAACGGGGAAAAGATCGCGCTGATCTATGCCGCAGGGTCGATCGTGGACGGAAAGGGCGAGGAAGGCGTGATCAGTGATGGGGAGTATGTGGATCTGCTGCGAAAGGCCCGGCTGGATAATTCGATTAAAGCGATCGTAGTGCGGGTAAACTCCGGCGGCGGCAGCGCGCTGGCCAGTGATAATATCTGGCGGGAGATGAAAATGGCTAAGGCAGCCAAACCCCTGATCGTAAGCTTTGGAGATGTGGCGGCCTCGGGAGGCTATTATATGTCCTGCGCAGCAGACAGTATTTTTGCATCGCCGGCCACCCTCACCGGATCGATAGGTGTATTTGGGGTGATACCGGATATGAGCGCTTTCCTGAAAAACAAGCTGGGTGTTACTTTTGATGGCGTGAGCACCGGTCCGCTGGCCAATGCGGGCTCCATCGATCATCCGATGACCGAACAGGAACGGAAGATCGTGCAGGGCAGCATTGAGCGTATTTACGATCAGTTCAAAAGCCGCGTGGCAGAAGGACGTAAAAGAGATACCGCCTACGTGGAGACCATTGCCCAGGGAAGGGTATGGACCGGATTGCGTGCCAAGGAGATCGGGCTGATCGATCAGCATGGTGGTTTGCAGGATGCCATCAATGCGGCGGCAAAAAAAGCGGGCCTGAAGGAATTTGCGGTTAAAGAATACCCGAAGTACGGAAACCTCCTGGAGCGTATCCTGGGCTATAATAAAAACAGCAGTGCCGCAACAATGATAGAGAAAGAGCTGGGGCCGGATTATGCCGGCGTGTACCAGCAATTAAAATCGGTGCAGCAAATGACCAACAGCATCCAGGCAAGGTTGCCGTTTGAGTTCGTTATCAACTAA
- a CDS encoding ABC transporter permease encodes MKYSQSKALWAITKASFKAIFSQPSSIFFSLLFPIVFILIFGAFTDKPPAIRKVAIDPAGDTTGVLYDSLVKSGLINIVRYEDTLQRNEDLAKGKLDAVLLIKKASDTTAAAHIVLRSSEASAGALPGLVRSVDYATLRIQLDQSHIKRAYTIQTQIVPGKKYRSIDFVLPGQLGFSILFSTLFGIAFVFFNLREQLVLKRFYASPVKKLNILIGIGTSRLFFQLMNVVVLILVGHFFLNFTLVHGALTFVEMLLLSIVMLFLLMGVGLIISSIARNDTVIPLMINVVGFPQLLLSGTFFPIDVFPKWLQQLCELLPLTQFNDAMRKISFEGLHLYDCWRELGYLGLWILLVYFGVSKLMRWE; translated from the coding sequence ATGAAGTACAGTCAGTCAAAAGCGCTCTGGGCGATCACAAAAGCAAGTTTTAAGGCCATATTCAGTCAGCCGTCATCAATTTTTTTCAGCCTGCTTTTCCCCATCGTATTTATCCTGATTTTTGGCGCCTTTACGGATAAACCTCCGGCCATCCGGAAAGTTGCCATCGATCCTGCGGGGGATACCACGGGTGTTCTTTATGACAGTCTTGTTAAAAGCGGATTGATAAATATCGTCCGTTATGAGGATACATTGCAACGGAACGAAGACCTGGCAAAGGGAAAACTGGATGCCGTACTCCTGATAAAAAAAGCGTCCGATACCACAGCTGCCGCGCACATCGTATTAAGGTCAAGTGAAGCCAGTGCCGGTGCGCTGCCCGGATTGGTGCGGTCTGTTGATTATGCAACGCTTCGCATTCAGCTGGATCAGTCGCATATAAAAAGGGCGTATACGATTCAAACGCAGATCGTTCCGGGGAAAAAATACCGCTCCATTGATTTTGTGCTGCCGGGGCAGCTGGGTTTTTCCATACTTTTTTCCACGCTGTTCGGGATCGCGTTTGTTTTCTTTAACCTCCGGGAGCAACTGGTGCTTAAACGCTTTTATGCCTCTCCTGTAAAGAAACTGAATATACTGATCGGTATCGGTACCAGTCGTTTGTTCTTTCAGCTGATGAATGTGGTGGTGCTGATCCTTGTGGGTCATTTCTTCCTGAATTTCACCCTGGTTCACGGTGCGCTCACATTTGTGGAAATGCTGCTGCTTTCTATAGTGATGCTATTCCTGCTGATGGGTGTTGGCCTGATCATCAGCAGCATTGCCCGCAATGATACGGTGATCCCGTTAATGATCAATGTGGTGGGCTTTCCGCAGCTCCTGCTTTCCGGTACGTTCTTTCCGATCGATGTATTCCCTAAATGGCTGCAACAGCTTTGTGAGCTGCTGCCGCTCACCCAGTTCAACGATGCCATGCGGAAGATCTCTTTTGAAGGATTGCATCTTTATGACTGCTGGAGGGAGCTGGGCTATCTGGGACTGTGGATCCTGCTGGTTTATTTTGGTGTTTCAAAACTGATGCGGTGGGAATAG
- a CDS encoding SRPBCC family protein, whose translation MKYIRFFVFSAITLLVVVTGVTLLLPSHVRVSRAANLYAGADSVLNEVSDLSKWKNWYPGFDSLELKDAETREGKVVKATVKNIQLQVTVATDTLVTVLMKKGEQPVSNNWKLIRYANSDSLTVQNYMDFDFKWYPWERFSGLLLDRSYGRVMEEGLKRLKERTQ comes from the coding sequence ATGAAATATATACGGTTTTTTGTTTTCAGTGCGATAACATTGCTGGTAGTGGTGACGGGTGTTACTTTGCTGTTGCCGTCGCACGTGCGGGTATCGCGGGCGGCGAACCTCTATGCGGGTGCGGATTCAGTACTTAATGAGGTCAGCGATCTTTCAAAATGGAAAAACTGGTATCCCGGCTTTGACAGTCTGGAACTAAAAGACGCTGAGACCAGGGAGGGAAAGGTGGTAAAGGCGACGGTAAAGAATATACAGCTGCAGGTAACCGTGGCTACCGACACATTGGTGACGGTACTGATGAAAAAGGGGGAACAACCGGTATCCAATAACTGGAAACTGATCCGTTATGCCAACTCCGACTCGCTGACCGTGCAGAACTATATGGATTTTGATTTCAAGTGGTATCCCTGGGAGCGGTTTTCAGGATTGTTGCTGGACCGGTCCTACGGGCGGGTCATGGAAGAGGGATTGAAGCGGTTGAAAGAGCGGACGCAATAG